The following proteins come from a genomic window of Nostoc sp. TCL26-01:
- a CDS encoding bifunctional diguanylate cyclase/phosphodiesterase, which translates to MQLTQNLYLYSFLAHFKFLHKSYTAKIMLVAFLGTHIPLLSLLFSFVISNSYSWEMAIKVLVTALLATLIGTAATLYALHHLLVPVKLTSAALREYLDTKTLPQLPTEFVDEAGTLMADTSQTLHKLDELIDYISHYDELTGLPNRELFCTRLYQTISSSPNSQRMVAVMVLGIDDFTDISHAIEHQQVSLLLRSVAQRLQTCMAQADILAYSSGDEFAIARVEIPSFENVIKLSQLLLSTLAKPFSIQGHQIHITASIGITIDELNSLNHVDHLLQQAHIALYQAKQKGRNQYQFYSSDINEQLQERLTLENDLYGALERNEFIVYYQPIIDLSSGQMTAMEALVRWQHPTRGLISPAKFIPIAEANGLIVQIGEWVLRTACNQNRAWQLAGFAPIRMSVNLSARQFEKPDLVKLVGQILKETDLHSSYLELEVTESFLMTDIQRSVTTLKELRALGIWLALDDFGTGYSSLNYLKRFPVNMLKIDRSFIMDVVTNPDSGAVTDAIIALAKSLQLKITAEGVETQQQLDYLQKRGCHEVQGFYFGIPSPAHKITETLQQGSEKMNKIAA; encoded by the coding sequence ATGCAGTTGACTCAGAACCTCTATCTCTATTCATTTTTAGCTCATTTTAAATTTCTGCACAAAAGTTACACCGCCAAAATCATGTTGGTGGCATTTTTGGGTACTCACATACCACTATTAAGCTTGCTGTTTAGTTTTGTCATCTCTAATTCCTATTCTTGGGAAATGGCAATTAAGGTTTTAGTAACTGCACTCTTAGCTACATTAATTGGTACAGCTGCTACCCTCTATGCACTCCACCATCTGCTTGTTCCCGTCAAATTGACATCCGCCGCTTTGCGAGAATACCTCGACACCAAAACCTTACCCCAACTACCGACAGAATTTGTGGATGAAGCCGGGACGCTGATGGCAGATACGTCACAAACTCTACATAAATTAGACGAATTGATTGATTATATTAGCCATTACGACGAACTCACAGGATTACCCAATCGAGAGCTATTCTGTACACGCCTCTATCAAACTATATCTTCATCGCCAAATAGTCAACGCATGGTAGCCGTCATGGTATTGGGTATTGATGATTTTACCGACATCAGTCATGCGATTGAGCATCAGCAGGTTAGTCTACTTTTAAGAAGTGTAGCCCAGCGTTTACAAACCTGCATGGCACAGGCAGATATTTTAGCTTATAGCAGTGGGGATGAATTTGCGATCGCTCGTGTAGAAATACCTTCTTTTGAAAATGTCATTAAGCTATCGCAGTTGCTCTTGAGTACCTTGGCTAAACCCTTTTCTATCCAAGGTCATCAAATTCATATCACGGCTAGCATAGGAATTACAATTGATGAACTCAATAGTCTCAATCATGTAGATCACCTCTTACAACAAGCCCATATAGCTTTGTATCAAGCCAAGCAAAAAGGGCGAAATCAATACCAGTTTTATTCATCAGATATTAATGAACAACTGCAAGAGCGATTGACCTTAGAAAATGATTTATATGGAGCGCTAGAACGAAATGAATTCATAGTTTATTATCAACCAATTATTGATTTATCCAGTGGACAAATGACAGCAATGGAAGCACTAGTACGCTGGCAACATCCTACACGAGGTTTGATTTCTCCTGCTAAGTTTATTCCCATTGCTGAAGCGAATGGTTTAATTGTGCAAATCGGTGAATGGGTATTAAGAACTGCTTGCAATCAAAACCGTGCTTGGCAACTTGCCGGATTTGCACCCATCCGAATGTCGGTAAATCTATCAGCTCGACAATTTGAAAAACCAGATTTAGTCAAACTTGTCGGCCAAATTTTAAAAGAAACAGATTTGCACTCATCTTATTTAGAACTGGAAGTAACTGAAAGTTTCTTGATGACTGATATTCAGCGTTCTGTTACCACTTTGAAAGAATTAAGAGCATTGGGTATATGGTTAGCCTTGGATGACTTTGGTACTGGCTATTCTTCTCTCAATTATCTCAAGCGCTTCCCAGTAAATATGTTAAAAATTGATCGGTCATTTATCATGGATGTGGTGACTAATCCTGATAGTGGGGCCGTGACTGATGCCATTATTGCCCTGGCCAAGAGCCTCCAGTTAAAAATTACAGCAGAAGGTGTAGAAACACAACAACAGCTTGACTATTTACAAAAGCGCGGCTGTCACGAAGTCCAGGGATTTTACTTCGGTATCCCATCTCCGGCTCATAAAATCACAGAAACTTTGCAGCAAGGTTCTGAGAAGATGAATAAAATTGCGGCATAA
- a CDS encoding sugar transferase, with protein MYQTELESVLQGTTYNIWELTANPHPSVKSKFKRCLDIVGSLVGLLILAILFIPIAIAVKLDSPGPIFFSQERYGLQGRTFHIWKFRSMVSDAERLKSLVENEADGLIFKNKHDFRVTRVGRFLRSTSLDELPQFWNIFMGDMSLVGTRPPTADEVAKYNPRHWQRLNVKPGLTGEWQVNGRSHIKDFEQIVDLDLRYQSNWHPLYDLQLIGRTIYVIMGRVGAF; from the coding sequence ATGTATCAAACAGAATTAGAAAGCGTCTTGCAAGGTACTACTTATAACATTTGGGAATTAACAGCCAATCCTCATCCCTCCGTAAAGTCTAAATTCAAACGATGCTTGGATATTGTAGGGAGTTTAGTAGGACTGCTAATTCTAGCTATTTTGTTCATACCTATTGCGATCGCTGTTAAGCTAGACAGTCCAGGGCCTATTTTCTTCTCTCAAGAACGTTATGGACTCCAGGGACGCACATTCCACATCTGGAAATTCCGTTCAATGGTGAGTGATGCAGAGAGACTCAAATCTCTGGTAGAGAACGAAGCAGATGGTCTAATTTTTAAAAATAAGCATGATTTTCGTGTCACCAGAGTAGGACGCTTTTTGCGTAGCACTAGTCTAGATGAACTACCACAATTTTGGAACATCTTCATGGGTGACATGAGTTTAGTAGGTACACGTCCCCCCACTGCTGACGAAGTAGCTAAGTACAACCCTCGTCACTGGCAAAGACTCAACGTCAAGCCTGGTTTAACTGGCGAATGGCAAGTCAACGGACGTTCTCACATCAAAGATTTTGAACAAATAGTTGATTTAGACTTACGTTATCAGAGTAACTGGCATCCACTATACGATTTACAGTTGATTGGTAGAACGATTTACGTCATCATGGGCAGAGTCGGAGCTTTTTAA